The stretch of DNA GTCCGCTTTATCTGGTGGCCCCAGGAAGCCTGACTATGAGGCTGGGGGCTGTGGGGTCCCCGTGGATCTGGGGGAGCTGAGGCCTGACGGGGGGGTCTTTCCCCAGGCCCCGATGAAGAGGAGGACGCCCCACATAAGGTGAGCCCTGGCCGCCGGGTCATGCGGGGGTAGGGGGTGCAGCGGCGGGGGCAGGGGTCCGCCCAGAGCCCACGCGCCGCGCTCCGGCTCCGCAGGAGAACCCCTACCTCTGGAACGAATTTGCCGATGGGAAGTTGCTTTACCAAAACGCTGAGCTCCTGTGCGCCGTccgggacaacaaggacaagacGGTGCGCGAGTTCTGGCGCCTGCTGGCCATCTGCCACACCGTGATGGTGCAGGAGGAGGACCGTGAGTGCGCCCGCCCGCTCCCCCGGCCCGCGCCCCTGGCCTGAGAGACGGCCCGGCCGCACTGCCAGGCCCCCTTCCCTTGTCTGCGGGATCGCGGGGTGTCCAGGCTGTGACTTGAGAGCTGTCCGGGGGTCACACGAGCCCGGAGACGTCTGTGACCGCCTTCTGGGCCTGTTTCCTAGCCCCGTGCTCTGGAGACACAGGCGGGACCCGCTGTAGGGGTGGTGGGTCCTGGTGGAGGGCAGGCTCCCGGGGACGGCGCCCTGCCCAGCGCGCGGTTCCCTCCCTGACCAGACCAGCTGGTGTACCAGGCGGCATCCCCCGACGAGGAGGCACTGGTCACGGCGGCCCGGAACTTCGGGTACGTGTTCGTGGCGCGCACACAGGACAGCATCACGGTGCTGGAGCTGGGGGAGAAGCGGGTGTACAAGGTTCTGGCCATGATGGACTTCAACAGCATACGCAAGCGCATGTCCGTGCTGGGTGAGTGCCGGCGCCCCGGGGGCAGTGGGCCACGGGAGAGCGTGTGGCAGCCGGGCCTCTCCCTCCGCAGTCCGCAGCCCCGAGGGCTCCATCTACCTCTACACCAAAGGCGCTGACGTGGTTATCTTTGAACGCCTGCACAAGAGAGGCGCGAAAGAGTGGGCCACGGAGGAGGCCTTGGCTGTGAGTCCCCgtgggaggaggggcggggggggcgtgAGGGCAcaaggacagaggaggagagTGTGTAGAGAAATGGAAGGTACCCTTGCTGGCCGTGTACAGTTGTCCAGGTTGCACACTTCCCAACCTCCCCCAGTGTGAGCGTGCACGTGTAGGCCCGCACACACACGCACTGGGAAGGAACTGAACTCTCAGCTCTATCTGTCCAGAGGGGACATGTTTTACTAAGTTACACAAGGACACCCTGTGGTTGGGTTTCAGACTGGACACTGCCTCCCTTCTCCTACCCAAGGCTGGGGTCTGAGACATGCGCAGCCCTCCTTGCCTCGCGTCTTTTGCTCCATGGGTGATGACCAAACTCCACAGCCCAGCCGTTGAGGCTGTCTGTTGCCTGCTGGTCTCTCTAGCCTGCTATCTCCTTGCCCCCAGGGGTTTTCCCAGGACCCCGGTTTCTGGCTTACAGTTTTCCCCTTGCTCAGATGATACCTCAGTTCCTTTGCACACCTAACCCTTCTGCTTGGAATGCCTTCCTCCACTCTGCGGCTCAGGATCTTCTAGTCCTCAAGTCTCAGACGTGATCACCTCCAGGGGGATTTTCCTGCCCCAACCCTAACAAGGCTGGCCTGTCACGTCAGGTTTCCTCTCTCTGGCCCAGCCCTGACCCTGTAGGGCTCCCTAAGGGCTTTGCTAGGTCTGCGGCGGCATCACCTGGTGCAGGGGCCAGTGGGGGTGTTTATGGAAAGAGCGTCCTGTGTCCCTCTGCTGGGGGCTTCCCACAGTGCCCTCTCTGCTGGGCGTGGGGGGCAGTGTGGAGCTCTGCtgggggagggagttggggggtcTCTGATCTCGGACTCCCAGCCGGGGAAGCACATGCAGACCAGTGCCGCCCTCGCACCGCTGCCTTGTGATGTGCGGGGAGCCCCTGTCCTGCCCCAGCCGGCCTCTCAGACCCACTTCTAGTCAAGAACAAATGCCCACTGGGGCAGAAAacctggggcggtggggggggggtccagaCACTCCTAAGCAGAGGGACGACAGCCAGGGAGGGCCTGGGGCTGAccgaggtggggggcagggagggtctTAGGAATGTTCAGAAGTTGCTGTAGGAGGCGAAGGGAGGTGCTTCCAGCccgggggagggcaggggcagtgTGCAGGCCGCGAGCGGAGCGTGGGGGGCGGTTTGGGGGAGAAGGTGCTGACGGGGCGGTgccggcccccggcccccagtCCTTCGCTGAGCAGACGCTGCGGACCCTGTGCCTGGCCTACAAGCAGGTGGGGGAGGACGCGTACCAGGAGTGGCGCCAGCGACACCAGGAGGCCAGCATCCTGCTGCAGAACCGGGCCCACGCGCTGCACCAGGTGTACGAGGACATGGAGCAGGACCTCCAGGTGCGCGGGCCGGGGGCGGCCGGGCGGCGCCCCTCCTCTGCAGGGGTCCAGGTCCCCGCTcaggctgcccccaccccccagctgctGGGAGCCACGGCCATTGAGGACAGACTGCAGGACGGGGTCTGCGACACCATCAAGTGCCTCAAGCAGGGGAACATCAAAGTGTGGGTACTCACGGGGGATAAGCAAGGTGGGTCCCAGGGCGGCCCCGCCCCACGCAGAGATGGGGGCCCCCGTGGGCAGGAGCTCCTCCCCTGACTGGAGCATCCCCGACAGCCTGTGCCATAGCCGGGCCCAGCCCGGCCCCCCCACCTCATccggggaagggagaaggggaactGTTCAAAGTGCCGGGGTCCCCCTGTCCCGCCGGGGGGGGGGCTGCACTGTGCGGAGCCCTCCTGAGCGGTTGGCCTTCacgccccgccccctgccacgGGTGGGTCGGGCAGGGCTCCGAGAACTCGGGGCACACTGGATGTTGCGCAGGGCTCGGGTCCTGAGAGCCCCGgatccctcctctcccctgtgGGATCTTTGGGGCCCGCTGGGCGTGCGCGTGGCCAGGCGGCATCAGGGCTCACGTGGGCACCGGGCGCAGACAGACAAAATAGTCAAAAGATGTCAGTTCGCGGCCGCGGTCCTATAAAGACAAACATATccaagctgctgctgctgctttttccttctaattttaaaagaaattaagccATCTTTGTGGGTTCCAAGAAGTGCCGGGGGCCTAGGCATGCCCCATCCAGTGACCGCTTGGCCCTGGCCCCCAGGCTCCCTTCCTCCAGGAGCCTCACCCCTGCCGGAGGATGGGAGTGGGGGTCCCTTTGCTCCCAGCTGCGGCCAAACCATCAGGGCCGGCGACCATTGGCGGCCTCCCTCTGAGCCAGGCCTGGGCAGGGGCATGATGTGGGGGGGGGCTGGGTCTCCACCGCAGGGTGGGCGTGGCCGGCGAGCCTGGCCCCGCGGTGCTGAGCCGGGCTGGTTTGCAGAGACCGCGGTGAACATCGGGTTTGCCTGCCAGCTCCTCTCGGAGAACATGCTCatcctggaggagaaggagatCCTGTAagaccaggggctgggctggggcagaaGCGGGGCTCCCGGGGTCTGTGGGCCGCCCTCAGCCTTGCCTGGCTGGACTCCCAGAGGGGGAGACCCAGGCCCAGCGGGAAGGGGGTGCAGGCAAGCCTGCGCCCGCCGCGTGGCTTAGCCCAGCTGGGCCCCTGCAGCCGCATCCTGGAGGTGTACTGGGAGACCGACAACAATGTGCCGCGCGGCAAAGGCCGTCGGAAGCACCTGTTCCTGCCACGCGTCAAGGTGGCCATGGTCATCAGCGGGGAGTTACTGGTCAGTGTCCGTTCGGGGCCGCCGGCAGAGCCCCCGGGACTGGGGAGGGGGCCGGCAGGAGCCGCCGAGAGGCGGTTCTCGGAGGGTCGCCGTCTGGCCCGGGAGGAGGGCCCGCGTGGGGCGCCCCCGGAGcggaggggtgtgggggagtgATGAGCCCCCTGCACGCCCCCTCCATGGCCAGGACCAGCTCCTGCTGTCCCTGCGCAAGGAGCCCCGGGCGCTGGTGCACAACGTGAACGAAGACGGGGACAAGTCGTGGCAGGAACCGGACGCGCAGATGGAGGACGTCCCGCAGGACCGGCGCCTGTCCCTGATATGGCGGATGCTCGGCGTCCAGCTGAGGGCCACGGTCACGCCGCAGGTCACAGgctccagcagcagcagcgagAGCCCCGAGGTGCGGCGGGAGCGGGCCTTCGTGGAGCTGGCGTCCCAGTGCCAGGCGGTCATCTGCTGCCGGGTGACGCCCAAGCAGAAGGCTTTGATCGTGGCGCTGGTCAAGAAATACCAGCGCGTGGTGACCCTGGCCATCGGGGACGGTGCCAACGACATCAACATGATCAAGAGTGGGTGGTGGGCGGCCAGCCGGGGGTCGGGGCGGCCGGCCGGGGGCGGCGGGAGGCTGACGGGCCGCATGTCCCCGCAGCCGCGGACATCGGCGTGGGGCTGGCGGGGCAGGAGGGCCTGCAGGCCGTGCAGAGCAGCGACTACGTGCTGGCCCAGTTCTGCTTCCTGAAGCGGCTGCTGCTGGTGCACGGGCGCTGGTCCTACATGCGGGTCTGCAAGTTCCTGCGCTATTTCATCTACAAGACGGCGGCCAGCATGATGGTGCAGATCTGGTTCTCCTTCTACAACGGCTTCTCCGCCCAGGTGTGCTTTGTGTCTGGGCCCAGCATTCGCAGGGGTCTTGGCAAATTGGAGCTTtgaagtgggggcagggcagatgCCCCCGTGTCCATCCGTCTAGGGGACCCAAGGGGAGAGCTGGGGCCCCGGAGAACAGTGTGGGGGCGGGGCCACTGACTGTGAGGCTCTAGGCGGTATCAGGCGAACAAGACAGGTGCCCTCTGGAGCTCCACGCGGCTCCCTGGCACTGATTTGCCCCGCGTGAAAGAACGTGTCTGCGAAGGACCAGCTGTGAGAGGGGGTGAGCTCCCTGTCACTGAAGCCCAGGGGTCTGAGGGGGGCTTTACAGACGCACCCTGGATAAATATGTACTATttgttccttttacttttttacttagAGATGTTTTTCAGATGTTTCTAAGAGTGgaattcttaatttgtttttgggATTGTTCCTTGCCGGTGTCTAGAAACAGGAGTGAGGTTTTGATTTTCGGTCTGTGCCCGGCAACTCTGCTGAATCGGGTTACTGCCTTTCATAAATTTCTGGGGACCCTTTTGGGACCCTTCTCTACATATAGAGTTATGTCCTCTGCAAACACAGatagttttccttcttccttttctaattaaagagcatttatttctttttcttacctaattgctctGGCGACGACCTCCAGTGCAGTGAGGAAAGCAGGATCTCTGCCCAGCGTTTAGCTGTTGTTTCTCACATTTGTTAACTGGAAGGACTGCCGCTtactcttctctttattttccaattttccagTGTCTAGTTCTATCCGTGTAGACGCGTGGCTATTTCTCCTACTGTATCCGTTGTGGTTCCGACCGTCCCTGATTTGTCCCTTTGACACGTGCCTGCTCTTTTCCGAGTACAGCCCCGCTTTCTGGGGCCACGGCAGGCCCCGCACTCCTGCTGCGTTTCCCACAGGGAGACGTGGGTCCTGGTGGTCAGACCCCAGACTCGACGTGCCGGGTGCGCTTGCCGGGACTGGCCGCTTCTGGACTGCGCGGTCGGCGGGAGCTGCAGCTGCGCGGGAGTCGCCCCCGTGGAGACACACACCTGTCCCGTGTCTTCTCCGTGTCTGTCTgtcctctctgtgtgtgtgtactttgaACACTGCGAGCCCCCGGCCGTCCATCCGATTCCGGGCCCGGGGGACGAGGCCCAGCCCAGCCTTTCCCGTGGACTCACTGCGGGTTCTTTTCTCCAACAGCGAGGAACTTGGTTCCCgtaaattttcttgtttttacttaCTTGTTCCAAACCAGAAGGCCCGTCAGGGGTTTCCAGAGCTCGTGTTCTGGTAACCGGATCGGCTTTGTCGTCGGGAGGCCTCTTCCACACCGGGTTCCCCTAACCCTAAAATGACCCCAAAACCCCACATCGTCTAGCCTCCCCCCCCATATTTCTACACCGGAGCCAGCCCATTAAAACAAGGACCCAAAGGCGCAGTTTTGCAATAGTTAGACCCTGCTTTTCCGCTCTGCCTCTCACCTGCCCGGCTTCACCCGGCCTCAGACAGCCCAGCCCTGGTCCAACACCTGCCTTCGCTGTCGCTCGACTTCCCTGTGCGCCTGGAAGCCTCCCCAGGGGTCCAGCTGGTTTGGGTGGTGCCCTCGGGTAAAGCCTCGCTCCTCTCCCCGGCTGGCGGAAGGCTGACCGCGCGCCCCCTCCGTGTCCTCCCCGCCAGCCTCTGTACGAAGGCTGGTTCCTCGCCCTCTTCAACCTGCTGTACAGCACGCTCCCCGTCCTCTACCTCGGGCTCTTCGAGCAGGTGAGCACCGCCGGTCTCCTCCGTCCCCGGAGATGCTCCCATGTCCGTCCTGGGGGCCTGGTGCGGGGATGGGGCTgtgccccactccccacctgGTCCCAAGAGCCCGCcgcttccccccgccccacccacccccaggacGTGAGTGCCGAGCGGAGCCTGCAGCTGCCCGAGCTGTACGTCGGCGGCCAGAAGGACGAGCTCTTTAACTGCCGAGTCTTTCTCCAGGCCCTTGCCCACGGCACGCTCACCTCCCTGGTCAACTTCTTTGTGCCCCTGTGGGCCAGCCACGACTCGGCCGGGCCCGTCAGCTTCAGCGACTATCAGTCTTTCGCTGTGGTCGTGGCCATGTCGGGCCTGCTGTCCGTCACCATGGAGGTAGGCAGGACCCCAGCCGGTCCAGCCCCAGGGGGGCCTCGGATGCGAGCCAGCGAGGGGTGCCCGCTCAGTGACCCTGCCGGGGGGGGCCCGTGGACCCGGGGCACTTCCGTGGAGCCCTGCCCCGACCTGCCGCTGCTGCCCCTTCAGCTCGTACTTGCCATCAGATACTGGACGGTGCTGGCCGTGCTGGCCGTGTTCCTCAGTCTCTTCTTCTACGCGCTTGCGACTTCGGTCAGCCAGAGCCTCTGGCTCTTCCAGATCTCACCCAAGACCTTCCCGTTTCTGTGTGAGCCCCCAGCAGGGGACGGGGTGGCGGGCCCTGGAGGCGGGCACGTCCCCGTCTGTGCACCGCGGTGCCCCTCTCCGAGCTTCTGTGTTCTCACGGGGCACGCAGTGGTGCCGTGGAGGGGGGTCGGTGCCTTCTAGGAGTTGGCACAGAGGTgtcctgggggcagagggagggggggcaGGCGGGCTGTCAGCAGGAGGGGGCACACGACAGGCTCCGGGGAGGCTCCAGCTCCACCCGGGGCTGGGCTGTGACCCTGACCTGTTGCCAGATGCTGACCGCAACGTGCTGTCCCGGCCCTCCATCCTGCTGGTCGTTCTGCTGAATGTGTCCCTGAACACCCTGCCCACACTGGCCCTGCGCGTCATTTGCCAGGCCCTCAAGAAGCCGGGCCCCAAGGTGAGGGGGCGGGGGTCCCTTCAGCCAGAGCCAGTGCTGGGAGCCATAACTCCAAGACaaggggctgggagtgggagggatggagacCCGGGCACACGCCCAGGACCCTCGGGGCACCAATAACAGGACCCACCCCCTGATGATGGGGGTTTGGGGATCCAGGTGACAGAGCAACTTGGAAATGgtttagggaggagaagggacttAGAAGTGCCCCAGTGTCCATGCACAGATGGAGGACACATGGCGGGGTCCGTCCCCACGCGGGAACACGGTCCAGCCTCAGGAAGGGAGGGACCCAGACCCCTGCCACACGCGGAGGGACCCCGAGGACACGGGGCTCAGGGAGAGCAGCCAGACCCAGAAGGACCCGTCCCACAGGACCCCACTCCCAGGAGGGCCCCGGAGGAAAACCCCCAGATCTAGAAGGGCGGGTTGCAGCTGCGATGGGCCCTAGAATTGGCTGGAAAAACGGACCCAGACATGGCCAGAACCTGCCATCTTCTGCCCAGGGGCTGGCCGCGTGGCTGCCCCGGGCGCCCCTGTCCTGCCTTTGCCACCAGAGGGCACCCCAGGCCGCCGGCGGCCGgtgggggctgggtcccagggaaGGACACGGGGTGGACCGCGGTCAGTCTCAGGGCTCTCCGGGTAGGGAAGGGTCAGTCGGTGGCGGCCACGGAAGGGCTGTGAGTGGCGCGGGCTGGGGGCAGGTGCCCCGAGAGCGGGGGCAGCCGGTGACCTCGGCCTGCGCTCCGCAGGAGCGGGAGGAGGCCCCCAGCGAGGAGATCGTGGCGGTGGAGCCCGGGCCCTACCCGCAGCGGGGGTCGCGCGGCCGCCGCTCCAGCTACGCCTTCTCCCACCGCGAGGGCTACGCGGACCTCATCACGCAGGGCACCAGCCTGCGC from Neovison vison isolate M4711 chromosome 6, ASM_NN_V1, whole genome shotgun sequence encodes:
- the ATP8B3 gene encoding phospholipid-transporting ATPase IK, whose translation is MGSLAYREDLEEENSAFTWEVKANSRAYNNQFKKRFLCWQRQKHKSNVINTAKYNVFSFLPLNLYEQFCRISNLYFLLIIILQGFPEISTLPWFTLFAPLVCLLVIRATRDLVDDIGRHRSDRLINNRPCQILVGKSFLWKKWANLCVGDVVCLHRDSIVPADLLLLASTEPSSLCYVETADIDGETNLKFRQAPLVTHLELTSVRSMASFRGKVVCEEPSSRLHHFVGCLDWDGRKHPLDSGNILLRGCRVRNTDTCYGMVIYAGFDTKIMKNCGRIRLKRTKIDRLVNRLVVLIFVSLVLVSMALSLGFWFKVREFKARHYYVSSRYLYSVAAETFFIFWGFLILLSVMVPMAMFIMVEFIYLGNSMFINWDMEMYYAPQDQPARARSTSLNDQLGQVQYVFSDKTGTLTQNIMTFKKCCIGGVTYGPDEEEDAPHKENPYLWNEFADGKLLYQNAELLCAVRDNKDKTVREFWRLLAICHTVMVQEEDHQLVYQAASPDEEALVTAARNFGYVFVARTQDSITVLELGEKRVYKVLAMMDFNSIRKRMSVLVRSPEGSIYLYTKGADVVIFERLHKRGAKEWATEEALASFAEQTLRTLCLAYKQVGEDAYQEWRQRHQEASILLQNRAHALHQVYEDMEQDLQLLGATAIEDRLQDGVCDTIKCLKQGNIKVWVLTGDKQETAVNIGFACQLLSENMLILEEKEILRILEVYWETDNNVPRGKGRRKHLFLPRVKVAMVISGELLDQLLLSLRKEPRALVHNVNEDGDKSWQEPDAQMEDVPQDRRLSLIWRMLGVQLRATVTPQVTGSSSSSESPEVRRERAFVELASQCQAVICCRVTPKQKALIVALVKKYQRVVTLAIGDGANDINMIKTADIGVGLAGQEGLQAVQSSDYVLAQFCFLKRLLLVHGRWSYMRVCKFLRYFIYKTAASMMVQIWFSFYNGFSAQPLYEGWFLALFNLLYSTLPVLYLGLFEQDVSAERSLQLPELYVGGQKDELFNCRVFLQALAHGTLTSLVNFFVPLWASHDSAGPVSFSDYQSFAVVVAMSGLLSVTMELVLAIRYWTVLAVLAVFLSLFFYALATSVSQSLWLFQISPKTFPFLYADRNVLSRPSILLVVLLNVSLNTLPTLALRVICQALKKPGPKEREEAPSEEIVAVEPGPYPQRGSRGRRSSYAFSHREGYADLITQGTSLRKEPEPGARDLLRPRANTWAPGRRRPPPQDPASAEDAPSPGAPEARPSGSRREPPPAGQEDREAPWKAPLASWRSWSSGWRQRLQGPRRRAASLPGRTPAPAARPPPPGGPRAPAESAPPGTTLSSL